A DNA window from Cognatiyoonia koreensis contains the following coding sequences:
- a CDS encoding hydantoinase B/oxoprolinase family protein — protein sequence MAAKQWEFWIDRGGTFTDIVAQTPDGTILTHKLLSENPERYRDAAVQGIKELMGTDTPQAGSIRAVKMGTTVATNALLERKGEPVLLLITKGFKDLLTIGYQNRPRLFDLEIIRPERLYLDVAEVTERLDADGQTVTPLDEETARAVLQAAFDKGLRAVAIAYLHAYLNPEHEDCVAALAADIGFTQISTSHGVSKLAKLVGRGDTTVVDAYLSPILRRYVDQVADALDVGHVCERLLFMQSNGGLTDARMFQGKDAVLSGPAGGIVGMVKTGEQAGFDRLIGFDMGGTSTDVSHYAGTYERSFETEVAGVRMRAPMMDIHTVAAGGGSICMFRDGRLQVGPESAGADPGPACYRRGGPLTVTDCNVYLGYLAPEHFPTVFGSDGNQPLDRNAVAERFAEMAQLVADETGEAARDPADLAIGFLRIAVDNMANAIKKISVQRGHDVTGYTLQCFGGAGGQHACDVAYALGMKRVIVHPYAGVLSAYGMGLAEVRALRETQLDVPLADVDRAKTAISELGDAARAEVSAQGISDIRVLARAHLRYDGSHQPLEVAFGSASEMQAAFEDAHQQRFGFTSPERAILFEMVSVEAIGGTPEYALPAVSQAQDPQPFSMGRRIGDGGAVTTLEFYRREDIGVGQRIEGMAVIIEATGTTVVKPGWRASTDRYGNLILDQVRDAARPAAEGTTADPVVLEVMSNLFMSVADQMGATLANTSWSVNIKERLDFSCAIFDAAGDLVANAPHVPVHLGSMSESIKTVMRLNPDVAEGDAYMLNSPYNGGTHLPDVTVVTPVFVDGKPAFWLGSRGHHADIGGRTPGSGPPDSTHIDQEGVLIDNVQLVKAGRLREAEARAVLASGRYPCRNIDQNMADLKAQVAANETGRQALLKVCDAYGADVVTAYMGHVQDNAAASVARALTGLRNGSFRYDMDNGAIINVAVTVNGDTATVDFTGTSSQQAGNYNAPLAVCRAVVLYVFRTLVGSDIPLNEGCLRPITIIVPEGSFLNPTYPAAVIAGNTEVSQAACNALYGALGRMACSQATMNNFIWGNADFQNYETIAGGTGAGPGFAGCDAVQTHMTNTRMTDPEILEKRFPVRLEEFGIRRGSGGAGKWNGGNGAVRRMRFLKPVTVTTLCSRRSVAPFGGAGGAPGAKGVDRVIFPDGREETLPGNAEVALPEGGVFVMETPGGGGWGTPEDV from the coding sequence ATGGCAGCCAAACAGTGGGAATTCTGGATCGACCGCGGCGGCACATTCACGGACATCGTTGCCCAGACACCAGACGGTACAATCCTGACGCACAAGCTCTTGTCCGAAAATCCCGAACGCTATCGTGATGCGGCGGTGCAGGGCATTAAAGAGCTCATGGGCACGGACACGCCACAGGCGGGGTCGATCCGCGCTGTCAAAATGGGGACAACCGTAGCGACAAACGCCTTGCTGGAACGTAAAGGCGAACCCGTTCTTTTGTTGATAACCAAGGGTTTCAAGGACTTACTGACGATCGGCTATCAGAACCGACCGCGTCTATTCGATCTTGAAATCATTCGGCCAGAGCGGCTTTATCTGGATGTCGCAGAAGTCACTGAACGGCTGGATGCCGATGGGCAGACAGTCACGCCGCTGGATGAGGAAACCGCGCGCGCAGTGCTTCAGGCGGCATTTGACAAGGGCTTGCGGGCGGTCGCGATTGCCTATCTTCATGCCTACCTGAACCCAGAGCATGAGGATTGTGTCGCAGCCCTCGCTGCCGATATCGGGTTCACCCAGATCTCGACGAGCCATGGCGTGAGCAAGCTGGCAAAACTGGTCGGGCGCGGGGATACGACGGTTGTCGATGCTTATCTCTCACCAATCCTGCGCCGCTATGTCGATCAGGTGGCCGATGCACTTGACGTTGGCCATGTGTGCGAACGGCTGCTCTTCATGCAATCCAATGGCGGATTGACTGATGCGCGTATGTTTCAGGGCAAGGACGCCGTGTTGTCCGGCCCGGCAGGCGGCATTGTTGGGATGGTCAAGACCGGCGAGCAGGCCGGGTTCGATCGGCTGATCGGATTTGATATGGGTGGTACCTCGACCGACGTCAGCCATTATGCCGGCACGTACGAGCGTAGCTTTGAAACCGAGGTTGCTGGTGTGCGGATGCGTGCGCCAATGATGGATATTCACACGGTTGCAGCCGGTGGCGGATCAATCTGCATGTTCCGTGACGGACGATTGCAAGTCGGTCCGGAAAGTGCCGGTGCTGACCCTGGACCAGCCTGTTACCGGCGCGGTGGCCCGCTAACCGTCACTGATTGCAACGTCTATCTCGGCTATCTGGCACCAGAACACTTCCCGACGGTCTTCGGCTCTGATGGGAACCAGCCCCTTGACCGGAACGCTGTCGCTGAACGTTTTGCCGAAATGGCGCAATTGGTAGCGGATGAGACCGGCGAAGCAGCCCGCGATCCGGCCGATCTGGCCATTGGATTCTTGCGCATTGCCGTCGACAATATGGCCAATGCCATCAAGAAGATAAGCGTGCAGAGAGGCCACGATGTAACCGGATACACGTTGCAATGCTTCGGAGGAGCGGGGGGGCAGCACGCCTGTGACGTGGCTTACGCGCTTGGGATGAAGCGGGTAATCGTCCATCCTTATGCTGGAGTCCTATCGGCCTATGGGATGGGTCTGGCAGAGGTGCGAGCCCTGCGCGAAACCCAGCTGGATGTACCACTGGCCGACGTCGATCGGGCGAAAACTGCCATTTCAGAACTCGGTGACGCGGCCCGCGCGGAAGTGTCCGCGCAAGGCATCAGCGATATCCGCGTTCTCGCGCGGGCGCACTTGCGTTACGACGGCTCTCATCAGCCGCTAGAGGTGGCTTTCGGTTCTGCTAGCGAAATGCAGGCCGCATTTGAGGATGCACACCAGCAGCGGTTCGGCTTCACGTCACCAGAACGCGCAATCCTGTTCGAGATGGTCAGTGTAGAGGCCATCGGGGGCACGCCCGAGTACGCACTACCGGCGGTATCGCAGGCGCAAGACCCACAGCCTTTCAGTATGGGGCGACGCATCGGTGATGGTGGGGCAGTCACAACGCTGGAATTCTATCGCCGGGAAGACATCGGTGTGGGCCAAAGAATCGAGGGTATGGCCGTCATTATCGAAGCGACGGGAACGACTGTGGTCAAACCGGGTTGGCGGGCGAGCACGGATAGATACGGCAACCTTATCCTCGATCAGGTGCGAGACGCCGCGCGACCTGCGGCAGAAGGGACAACGGCTGATCCGGTGGTGCTGGAGGTAATGAGCAACCTGTTCATGTCTGTTGCTGACCAGATGGGGGCAACACTCGCCAACACATCATGGTCGGTGAACATCAAGGAACGGCTTGATTTTTCATGCGCAATCTTCGACGCGGCCGGCGATCTTGTGGCGAATGCGCCGCACGTGCCGGTGCACCTCGGGTCCATGTCGGAGAGCATCAAGACAGTGATGCGGCTCAACCCCGATGTCGCTGAGGGCGATGCTTATATGCTGAATTCGCCATACAACGGCGGCACGCATCTGCCGGATGTAACGGTCGTCACACCGGTTTTCGTAGACGGAAAACCGGCTTTCTGGCTTGGCTCGCGCGGCCATCATGCCGATATTGGGGGACGTACACCGGGGTCAGGCCCACCCGACAGTACGCACATCGACCAGGAAGGCGTGCTTATCGATAATGTGCAACTGGTCAAAGCCGGTCGGCTCCGCGAAGCCGAAGCTCGCGCGGTCTTGGCTTCCGGTCGCTACCCATGCCGCAACATCGACCAGAACATGGCTGATCTCAAGGCGCAGGTCGCGGCCAATGAAACCGGACGACAGGCCTTGCTGAAGGTCTGTGATGCATATGGCGCAGATGTGGTGACGGCATACATGGGACATGTGCAGGACAACGCAGCGGCCAGCGTCGCACGGGCTTTGACCGGGCTAAGAAACGGCAGTTTTCGCTATGACATGGATAACGGCGCGATCATCAACGTTGCGGTGACTGTCAATGGTGATACCGCAACCGTCGATTTCACCGGAACGTCGTCGCAACAGGCTGGCAACTACAACGCGCCTTTGGCTGTATGCCGCGCGGTTGTCCTTTACGTGTTTCGCACTCTCGTTGGGTCCGATATCCCGCTGAACGAAGGGTGCTTGCGCCCTATCACGATCATCGTGCCCGAAGGGTCGTTCCTAAACCCGACCTACCCCGCCGCCGTCATTGCCGGAAACACCGAAGTGTCGCAAGCCGCGTGCAATGCGCTTTATGGCGCGCTTGGCCGGATGGCCTGTTCGCAGGCGACAATGAACAATTTCATCTGGGGCAATGCCGATTTCCAGAATTACGAAACGATTGCGGGTGGCACCGGCGCTGGCCCCGGTTTTGCCGGATGCGATGCCGTGCAGACGCACATGACAAACACGCGCATGACCGACCCCGAAATTCTGGAAAAACGTTTTCCTGTACGACTCGAAGAATTCGGTATTCGGCGCGGGTCAGGCGGGGCAGGCAAATGGAACGGTGGCAACGGTGCCGTGCGCCGGATGCGGTTCCTTAAACCAGTGACGGTTACAACGCTGTGCTCGCGCCGTTCGGTGGCACCTTTCGGCGGTGCCGGTGGCGCGCCGGGAGCAAAGGGTGTCGACAGGGTGATCTTTCCTGATGGGCGTGAAGAAACCCTTCCGGGAAACGCGGAAGTCGCGTTGCCCGAAGGTGGAGTTTTCGTGATGGAAACGCCAGGTGGCGGCGGATGGGGGACGCCAGAGGACGTCTAA
- a CDS encoding polyamine aminopropyltransferase: MTETKSATQKGAWLLLATFLVAVASLIYELIAATLSSYLLGDSVRQFSFVIGVFLSAMGLGAYLSRFVGAALAGFVWAQITLGIVGGFLAPVIYFAYAFLGDITVPLYLLLALIGVLSGMEIPLIARVLEDIGVRQFRFENVLTVDYVGALIASIAFPLLIIPHLGLMSASLAFGCLNLGVAGLSLLIFRDSTTRTMKVSWGVAMAASIGALVMAERMVSVVDANLFEDDVILSETTPYQQITITRFRERTRLFLDHAIQFDTLDEHRYHEALVHPAMASAPRRAHVLILGGGDGMATREVLRYDDVQSVTLVDLDPRVTELFREHPDLAPLNGGSLSDPRVNIVAADAWRFLDETGKQFDVIILDLPDPKNIALSKLYSLEFYALLVERMTAQGVATTQAGSPLFAQDAFWSIARTLEETRNPVQPGEGLFVTPYHTYVPSFGDWGFVMASVAPLAARDLPLPDGLEYLTAAEWQAAQSFSRDIDRTDAEPNSIQDHVLSGYYQAGWDAWFQ, from the coding sequence GTGACCGAAACCAAGTCGGCGACTCAGAAAGGCGCTTGGCTCTTGCTGGCGACGTTTCTTGTTGCCGTTGCCAGCCTGATCTACGAACTGATCGCCGCGACACTCTCCAGCTATCTGCTCGGGGACAGCGTCAGACAGTTCAGCTTTGTCATCGGGGTGTTTCTGTCGGCGATGGGCCTTGGTGCGTATCTGTCGCGCTTTGTCGGGGCCGCACTCGCAGGTTTCGTTTGGGCGCAGATCACCCTCGGGATTGTGGGCGGTTTCTTGGCTCCCGTTATCTATTTTGCCTACGCGTTTCTCGGTGACATCACTGTGCCGCTTTATCTTCTGCTGGCGCTGATTGGCGTTCTATCCGGCATGGAAATCCCCCTCATCGCCCGCGTTCTCGAAGACATTGGCGTCCGCCAGTTCCGGTTCGAAAACGTCCTCACAGTGGACTACGTCGGCGCGCTGATCGCTTCGATTGCGTTTCCATTGCTGATCATTCCGCATCTTGGATTGATGTCGGCAAGCCTTGCCTTCGGCTGCCTGAACCTTGGTGTCGCGGGGCTGTCATTGCTCATTTTTCGTGACAGCACGACCCGAACGATGAAGGTGTCATGGGGTGTCGCGATGGCGGCATCTATCGGTGCGCTGGTAATGGCAGAACGGATGGTGTCTGTCGTCGATGCGAACCTGTTCGAAGATGATGTGATCCTGTCAGAAACCACGCCTTACCAGCAGATCACGATCACTCGGTTTCGCGAACGCACGCGGCTGTTTCTTGATCATGCGATCCAGTTCGATACGCTCGATGAGCATCGCTATCACGAAGCGTTGGTGCATCCGGCAATGGCTTCGGCACCGCGCCGTGCGCATGTATTGATCCTCGGCGGCGGCGACGGCATGGCAACGCGCGAGGTGTTGCGCTACGACGATGTACAAAGTGTCACGCTTGTTGATCTTGATCCCCGCGTCACAGAATTGTTTCGCGAACATCCTGACCTAGCACCGTTGAACGGCGGTTCACTTAGTGACCCGCGCGTCAATATCGTTGCAGCAGATGCCTGGCGGTTTCTTGACGAAACCGGCAAACAGTTCGACGTCATCATTCTGGATTTGCCGGACCCCAAGAACATCGCGTTGTCGAAACTGTACTCCTTGGAATTTTATGCACTTCTTGTCGAACGAATGACGGCGCAAGGGGTTGCCACAACGCAGGCCGGCAGCCCTCTGTTTGCCCAAGATGCGTTCTGGTCGATTGCCCGAACGCTCGAGGAAACCCGCAATCCCGTACAACCGGGTGAAGGTCTGTTCGTGACCCCGTATCACACCTACGTGCCAAGTTTTGGCGACTGGGGTTTCGTGATGGCGAGCGTTGCCCCGCTCGCGGCGCGGGATCTGCCATTGCCAGATGGGCTGGAGTATCTGACGGCAGCCGAATGGCAGGCCGCACAGTCATTCAGTCGGGACATTGATCGCACGGATGCAGAGCCGAATTCGATTCAGGATCATGTTTTGTCGGGTTATTACCAAGCGGGCTGGGACGCTTGGTTCCAGTAG
- a CDS encoding DUF350 domain-containing protein produces the protein MELFAAVQIAEIVSTIVFSILGILILGFCWWLITKLSPFPIIKEIETDQNTSLAILIGSVFIALSIIIAAVILS, from the coding sequence ATGGAACTCTTCGCAGCGGTCCAAATCGCAGAAATCGTCAGCACGATCGTCTTTTCGATCCTTGGAATCCTGATCCTCGGGTTCTGCTGGTGGCTGATCACCAAGCTGTCGCCATTCCCGATCATCAAGGAAATCGAGACGGATCAGAACACGTCGCTCGCGATCCTGATCGGATCGGTGTTTATCGCGCTTTCGATCATCATTGCGGCAGTCATTCTTTCGTGA